The genomic region AgttggaatttttaaattttttaatgaacgTCGATAgtactataataaataaatgtatgcaaCTGACAACTGAGTTGAATGTATACAGTATATGGAGGGCGACATATTGACAATGTGTCCTCTACCAGAGAAGCATTCGGTAGACCAACTCTCAACTTTTGCATGCGGTAACGTATTCAATTGACATTGGACGTTGGCGATTATGAAGAACAGCTGATTTCTGTTTACTTGCGCATGCTTCATTCACATACTTATCCGTCGTTAACGTGGAAGTACCCATTCTGACGCGCTCTTAAGGCAATAGGGGAATTCTCCTGCTCTtccaagattgcagattgcaaaaatcccataccgaaatatacaagggcacgagagcacccattgcagaatctagtgataatatgaacagctgattcggtcaatttattgtaaattactATTGTGCATGACTATTGTCAATTGGCGCatcttctgcattcattcttaacaaaaaaaaaaactgtaacaaatctttataatttaaatagaaagtataaaatctatttaaaaaaagttttcttaattGATGATTTGATTCATTTACTATCCTTTCAGTCAAAATTTTGAGCATAGGACATTGGGAGTAAAAAATGCTGTAATGAAgttgttaattttgaaatttttttattgtccttTGCAAGGCACTAAAACATaacacaaattttcaataaaatcccTAGATCAAAAGTTTCCTCTTCTGATTTGTTCTTTATAGATTCGATTTTATAcagaacttttaattttttaactgcaGCTTTAAAACCTTCACAAATTGCTTCCACAATACTCTTCATGTTTGGcgaatttaaaacattaaatggAATGCTGTCTTCCGTTTATTAATCCAATATATGCGCCCGCACTTCACTTGACATTGATACTAGTTTTTCCTACTGCTAATACTATGtccggaccgacaacgaaaacatgttttcgtgggaaaaactggttttcgcacgaaagcttgtgttttcgtccatgtaaaatctgtcaaacgaaaacacaatTTTCGCTGAAAGCTACTTGAAAACTTGCATttcactcattataatcggtgcctgctctagtttaatcgatgttttacATTCCATAtgcaaaaacagctgtcgcttgatattctcatattaggggaattctcttgctcttgcaaaaccttgcacggtgcagaagtTGCAGAATTTTcttcttggtgcaacggcacaacaacaaacacacgcataaaattattatgtttattttcgtgccgtcatatatcactagattctgcaatggatGTTCtattggccttgcatatttcggtataggatttttgcattttgtgtcatcgtgcaatcttgcaagagcaagagaatgccgctattgatagttgtcagtgaaaactcatcgaaaacacacattgtcggtccataacgacttagattccacacatacaaatgtgttttcaaaatgttttcaatgtcggacgaaaacacaagttttcgtgcggaaaccagtttttcccacgaaaacatgtttgcgttaaaaaaaacaaacaaacaaaaataaaaacagcgtCTGTTGCtgctatttgaattttttaactgtTTGATTTTGCTGcggttttttccaaaaatcttaACACCTTCCCCTTAATTGTTTCGCGTTTCCGAGATTAAGGCTTATATACATGAGAGCTCACACTTTCAGATATGCTGCTGAGCCAGTGGAGTAGGAATTACACACTTTTAGCACATACTAAGCCTGTGTagaattatttataaacaaagttCTAAATCACTAAAGACAAtgttttatatgaatttaagaTTGCACACGTTGCCAAAAGTAAAACTGGATTGAATTTGAAAGAAGTAAGACGTATGTTTTGTTATACATGTAATGTAAAGTATTTTATACTCCAAATATTAATAACACATAATTACTTATTTGTGAGTATTgcacaattttttaaagttttagaaAGTTCCATCAGTAATAGCCTCATATATGCAAAGTCGACCGACGGACGTAAGGCAGCCAAAAGTGGACGTAACttttaattcctttttattcgtaaatattcgtggataaacgtctagccaaaataagcataaaagcgaagttcttcaacatatcgctgatttgcgcccacgtcccgacggaagagaaggacgttgtgaccaaagatgccttctatgagcgcttggagcacacctatgagagctACCACCGCGACGATGTCAAACTCGTGTTTGGCGAacttaacgccagggtgggcaaagaaggtatctttggcacaaaagtaggtaaattcagcctccacgacgaaacaccCCCAAATGAGTTAAGGCTGATCGACTCCaacggggcccgaaatatgattatctgtagtaccagattccggcataaaaaaattctccagccaccaaccagatcgatcatgttgtgatagacttAAGAGACGTCTCCATTGTTTTAGACATGCATACGTTCCGAGGTCCtaatatcgactcggaccactatcttgtgcccgcttctgtgcagcaaaaatcgCACGTCACCAAACAAAAGTATGGTTCGACGTCGAGAGGCTGATATCACAACAGAAAGCCGAACGACTTTCTACTCGACCTGCACTCCTACTCTCTGAGAGTAATCgccaacaactcggtataagggaactgtgggacggcatttcaagctccttacgtacagctgcaaccaaaatcattggttttcagaaaatgcaaaagaacagctggtacgatgaggagtgccgtatcGCAGAAGGGAGAAACAGACTgactacctcgcaacgttacaatcgaccacgtgcgggatgggatagataccgagagttgaagagggaagcgagacgcatttgcagacagaaaaagagagaagcacaaatgcgtgagtacgaagagcttgacaagctggccgacaggaatAGTGCTCGAAAAtgttacgaaaaaatgcggcaactaacagaaggtttcaataccggtgcatactcttgtagaacccccaaaggtggtCTAGTGGATGGTGTCcagagcatattaaaattatggagggaacacaaaaaagtataacgccaggagaaggcgaacccgattcctcaatcaATGGCGATGGagtagacgttccattgtccgaccatgaagaagttcgaataacaattacccgcctgaagaacaacaaagcggcgggggcacggcggcgaaaaactgataaggaccatgcatcagcttctttgtaaaatatggtcggacgaaagcatgcccaacgaatggaatttaagtgtgctatgcccacaccacctcttcgtcgatttcaaagctactttcgacagcacgaacaGGAGCTGCCGTTattccgcgatgtctgaatttggtatccccgcaaaactaacacggctgtgtaaactgacgttgagcaacaccaaaagctccgtcaggatcgggaaggagtTCTcccagccgttcgataccaaacgaggtttacgacaactctatcgtgcgacttcttcaaccggctcctggagaaaatagttcgagctgtagaactaaatcaagcaggtacaatcttttataagagtatacagctgctggcgtacgctgatgatattgatatcattgacctcaacaccCTCGCCGtcagttttgctttctccagactggtcaaggaagcaaagcaaatggatctggcagtgaacttggcaagacgaaatatctcctgtcatcaaacaaagagtcgtcgcactcgcaacttggctctcacgtcactgttgacagtcataactatgaggttgtagataatttcgtcagtctggaaatcaaaaggtgctatttcggactgagtaagcaaaaccaaactctataagtctttcattattcccgccctgctatatggtgcagaggcatgaaccaTGACAACTACTGATGgtaggttctgcgaaagatgtatgatcCTTTGCGTGTTGACCACGGCAAATAtagcattcgatagaacgacgAACTgcatgagatatatgacgacattgacatagttcagagaattaaaagacagcggctacgcaaCGCGGCTAGGTCAcgtcgtccgaatgaacgaaaacactccagctctaaaagtatttgacgcagtaacCGCtgggaggaagcagaggaagaggaagacctccactccgttggaatgaccaggtgaagaaggaccaggcttcgcttggaatatgaAATTGACGGCACATAGCGAAAGGatgaaacaactggcgcgctgtcgtttacacggctataatcgcgtaagcgctgtctacgccagtaaagaagaagaaatttgcGTGTGCATTCAagcaatcgtagttacgataatttggccaatgttcggataaacattcgtgataaattcatctttcgttgaagtgaattgacaaaaggcaggtgaaactgatatcaaaccactggataTATCAACCAGAATTTGCACATTTctaattcttagcgaatacgatgtaaaatgtcttcgacagtgtcatttttgttcgtattccataattcatgcggatttgaaggctgatatgtcgaaatggtCACCGCGAAAAGTGTGTGAACTTCAGTGGtatgcgaagtagctatcgcatcgtccaACGGTTgatccagtgattatcatgttccagcaattgtaattgcagGCTTggttctcaaaaagttgcacacatcgtaccattcacagtacgcaatgactaaaatgaaattgaaccgcgtacatacatatctcttaCAAAACGCTACATtacagttcacgtatcgacccatttgatacttgctACTTTCTTGCTGATTGATCGCGATTCATAAATTCCGTAATCTATGGCCATTTACATTGCAAATGAATGTAACAAACAAATCCGCCCGTctataattccgcacgtatgtatgcatgctttgGACTGCCAAAGTATGTGGATGGCAGAAAGAACGAAGACCGATATTAGTGCGACCTCCGAACGCAAAccaccgaaattgaacgattcaaatattttacaatttaatcaattttaaaacaaaaaaaaaacattttctgaattttgtttttacaaaccATCCTGAATGGACTCTCTTAAATGTGGTTCaggccatttttcatttcatgcaacggtttaatcagctatagcgaacagacagaaacccaacttatttttatatataagactCAAATTGATTCTACGTTTTACCGGcaattattctaatttttctcgccgtaaaaaccatctctgaacttcaacgaacattaaaaaaagaattggccaaattggtccaggcgttgttgagttatgcgcttacctttacatttttatacatattataaatatagatatgtataagaaagtatataacattattaaacatagaaatatttaaaaagtagctcatttgcacattaactacaaatatagTCTCGAAAAAGTTAACCTATCTGAACGTGGTCATATGACCCGTTTTCAGCAGTTGGCAACTGTTACCGGAGACTTTCCTGCAGTTAGGATTTCGTTTTTTTCCACTGCAATTATAATTATAGACTGTTTTCAACATGAAaacaatacatacttatgttcctgtttcaaaattttacttaaaaatgcTTATAGGTACGGatctaatcaagttatctataATATTTTGGTACCTTCCTTACTGAAAATGTCCCTCCATTTTTTCAAACCTATTGTTGTTTTAGCGGCAAAATTATTTCCTAAAATGCTGCCGAATAGTAATCGAAATCGGGTTCGTTACATGGACCCACCTATTGTGGGAATGGGTTGTTGTTTTCGACAGCAAAACATTCGAGAGCTGtggcacatgaaaattttaattagcacTGCTCTGCTACCGCTCCCTATTTTTTGCtgccgctacgccagagcagaGCACAGCACTTCCTCTATTGGCTATTGCTACAGCTaaagttttttacctaacaaaactccgAGCAAagcagagcacatacttttacattgttcTGCTATGGCTCTCGTTAAAATGATTTAATTGATTATAATTTGCTTATTAAGGTTCAAGAATTCTTATGTGTTGTTTAATAAATCACACTTCTATTATATTAAGTAAATCTTACATCAATTATAAATAATACCAACAATTTAAACTTTTCCATAGAGAGGTTGGCAACTCTGAAActactttaataattttagcacacatacataagcagATATACCGAAAACTACTGGAATTTAACTAAGCATAATGGCGATTTCTTTTTGACAATTCGCCCTTCTTTTTGCGCACGTGTTTTCTTACGCACTgaacagaaaaattttataaaaaaggtgactattacaaatatattaattgaaatattatatgtattgaaaaaatatattaatttaacattttctcAACCAGATGAACCctgagaaattgaaaaaattgcaagCGCATGTGCGTATCGGTGGAAAAGGAACTCCACGCCGGAAGAAGAAGATTGTGCACTCTACCCCTGCTACCGACGACAAGAAGTTGCAGTcatcattgaaaaaattatcggTTAACACAATTCCCGGTATTGAGGaagtaaatataattaagaATGATGGAACCGTCATTCATTTCAATAACCCAAAAGCACAAGCATCTCTCCCAACAAACACTTTTGCAATTACTGGACATGGGGAAAACAAATCGATTTCAGAAATGTTGCCGGGTATTTTAACACAATTGGGCCCACAAGACATCACACAGTTGAAGAAGATTGCCACAGAATTCGCAAATAAAGGTGCTGTTGCGTCAGGTGCTGCAGCTGGTGGCTTAGGAAGCGTATCTGCAGCCGCAGCGGATGACGATGTTCCAGATTTGGTGCAGAATTTCGAGGAAGTGGCAATTGGCGGAGTTTCACCTGCTCTTAAAGGCGTTGACGTCTCCAGTACAGCAGAGTCCACACAAAAAAATGAGGAGGTTCCTGTAGCCTAAGCCGATTTTTTTACGATTGAATCTAAGGGTAGCGATGCCGACTATACAAGCAACATCTAAAAACTAAAGAAACAACGCGTGGGAAAATATTAAGGGAAGACGATGCATAAATTTAGTAATTACATTTCATATGCATCATTTACAAAGATTTGGACGTGCGTTTCTATTTGAAGTAATTATAAAAAGCGTAGCAATTAACAAGGAAACATAGTACACAAAACATAACCAGACGATATGTGaactaattaaatattgaaagaaacttTATTTCAATCACAAAAATatgacatttttgttttctcaCAGCAAAGACCGATACGCTTCTATGTAAAGGAATTCTACAAATAATCAAACATATACACTCCAGTAGAAACATTACCAATGCATGTATACGTTTAAAAAATAGTAGCGTAAACATAATATGCAAGGaactgtattatttttataatgatcACCCTTGTCATAGAAATATAACTGCTAAATTGAGCACAGTTTTAAGTTTtgcaattataaatttcttccCTAAAATACCATATAATTTTGTCACAAAGCATCTGAAGATTCGATGAGCTTACCTTGTCAAAAGTAACCTAGAAAGTCCAAAAgccctttttttaatttttttttatttcaattatttttcctaCGAACTACTCATTAATGTGTAAAATGACATTAATTGTGAATTACAACTTTGATCAAACTTATACCAAAACAATTGTggataaaacaatttaaaagccCGTAAAGGCAAATGAATAAACTAATCTAATACAAAACGTGAGTTAAAAGTTCGATCGTGTTATTCTTGCGTAATTGGATTCTGTTTCGTTTTAAGGGCAGTCTCCAAAAccacatttaattaaatttacttaaaatttggGGTTATAGGGAATTTAAAAATAGCGATGCAATTATAAACAcggtaaaatatatacataattgatATAAAAACACCACAGCAGCGCAAAACTAATTttatctttgataataattCTTCTGCATACCATTGAATTGGTCATTAAAAATTTCGGATAATGTTTATAAATAGAAATGATGTACAGGGTTATACATGAATTATTCATAGTTAATAAGTTAACTAATGACCATGAAGAAATgtcttaaaaagtaaaaaaatacacattCATAAGTATGAACAGATGCAGTAAAATAGTATTTGGGGTACGAGATGAATGGACGCACTCTCGTCGTTGGGTTGAGGCATGTACTATATATTGGTTTCTTTATCTACGACCTCTTAGTCCTAGGCAACCATGTAGgccatatatattttaaatacgcTGTGTGACGTTTGGCcataattttcgaaatagtagttaaaaaaattacattttatggATATTAGTTCATTTGCACAGATAACAAAATATTACTACTAATAATCTACTTCATACTTTATTAGCAAGGTTTGAGGCGCTACAACTTTCAAGCAGTAGTTTTACATTCGAATTGTTAGGAATTTTATGTTTAGTTCCTCCTCTCAGAGTTCTTCCCTGACAACCATTAAATTTTTGATCTGATGTCGATGATTGttttcaacaaatgagcagtttcttgaggCGAAAAATAGAcgtaaaaaaactaatatttttgattg from Bactrocera tryoni isolate S06 chromosome 3, CSIRO_BtryS06_freeze2, whole genome shotgun sequence harbors:
- the LOC120771454 gene encoding transcription factor BTF3 homolog 4, whose amino-acid sequence is MNPEKLKKLQAHVRIGGKGTPRRKKKIVHSTPATDDKKLQSSLKKLSVNTIPGIEEVNIIKNDGTVIHFNNPKAQASLPTNTFAITGHGENKSISEMLPGILTQLGPQDITQLKKIATEFANKGAVASGAAAGGLGSVSAAAADDDVPDLVQNFEEVAIGGVSPALKGVDVSSTAESTQKNEEVPVA